A region of Salvelinus alpinus chromosome 24, SLU_Salpinus.1, whole genome shotgun sequence DNA encodes the following proteins:
- the LOC139552608 gene encoding alpha-soluble NSF attachment protein-like isoform X1 translates to MDNSGKEKEALTLMAEADKKMKSSRGFGTLFGGSSRKYEEACDMYVRAANMFKMAKNWSAAGNAFSQAAHLHLQMDNKLDGAINFLDAGNAFKKADPQEAINCLNQAIEIYTDMGRFTIAAKHHISIAEIYESELLDVDKAICHYEQAADYYKGEESKSAANKCLLKVATYTAQLEQYQKAIDIYEQIGTYAMDSVLLKYGAKDHFFKAALCHFCVDMLNARLSVQRYEDMFPAFSDARECKLVKKLLDAYEEQDVDAFTDAVKDFDSISRLDQWNTTMLLRIKKQIQDDESDLR, encoded by the exons ATGGATAATTCCGGGAAAGAGAAGGAGGCTTTGACTCTCATGGCCGAGGCTGATAAAAAGATGAAATCCTCACGAGGATTTGGGACCTTGTTCGG AGGTTCATCCCGCAAGTATGAGGAAGCCTGTGACATGTATGTGAGGGCAGCAAACATGTTCAAAATGGCCAAGAATTGGAGTG CTGCTGGCAACGCATTCTCTCAAGCAGCACACCTTCATCTGCAGATGGACAACAAACTTGATGGAGCCATCAATTTCCTTGATGCAGGCAATGCTTTCAAAAAAGCAGACCCACAGG AGGCCATCAACTGCCTGAACCAAGCCATTGAAATTTACACAGACATG GGCCGTTTCACCATCGCAGCCAAACACCACATATCTATTGCTGAGATCTACGAGAGTGAGCTATTAGATGTTGATAAG GCCATTTGTCACTATGAACAGGCAGCAGATTACTACAAAGGGGAAGAGTCAAAGAG TGCTGCAAATAAATGCCTTCTGAAAGTTGCCACCTACACTGCCCAACTGGAACAGTACCAGAAAGCCATTGACATTTATGAACAG ATCGGAACTTATGCAATGGACAGCGTCCTGTTGAAGTATGGCGCTAAAGACCACTTCTTCAAAgcagctctttgtcacttctGTGTGGACATGCTTAATGCAAGG CTGTCTGTACAGAGATATGAGGATATGTTTCCAGCCTTCTCAGATGCTAGAGAGTGCAAACTGGTTAAG AAACTTCTAGATGCATATGAGGAGCAGGATGTTGACGCATTCACTGATGCG GTGAAGGACTTTGACTCCATCTCAAGATTGGATCAGTGGAACACTACTATGTTACTGAGGATAAAGAAACAAATACAGGATGACGAGAGCGACCTTCGCtaa
- the LOC139552607 gene encoding radial spoke head protein 6 homolog A-like isoform X1 yields the protein MESEGAPLNNQREQTSICFKAFMLKNSTKSNLNLYDHFARVLTKVMDERPENVVDVIEDMSHEVKRGLLLDKQSTLRDIPLSAAAQLLAEQQMLLFSRGGSDDGDQEVETPLPNVSEVGFLLEQAGVGLGREEMLKVFLALKQLVNSQPLARCRLWGKILGTEGNYLVAEGEYRDEEEGIHEETAEDAEGEPRDDDEEAEMVEVIDTLPRSTFKPPPVVPKEDNRTGVNKFTYFVCREPGLPWMRLPTVTPTQITAARHIRKFFTGRLEAPIVSYPPFPGNEANYLRAQIARISASTQVSPLGFYQFGEEEGEEEEEGARDSFEENPDFEGIPVPEMAESLSTWVHHVQHILQQGRCVWVNLAEKPEDDFEEEADEEVKEEADEPEPEVGPPLLTPLSEDAEITTTPPWSSKMSSTLISQFAVAVLRSNLWPGAYAYASGKKFENIYFGWGLKFAGEVYTPTFPTMPQREYTSGPEITEALDPSLEEEQALKAALEEQKAAQDETGGLGGDEEEDDD from the exons ATGGAGTCAGAGGGAGCACCACTGAACAATCAAAGGGAGCAGACATCGATCTGCTTCAAGGCCTTTATGCTAAAAAATAGCACAAAAAGTAACCTCAACCT CTATGACCATTTtgcacgggtactgaccaaggtGATGGATGAGCGCCCAGAAAATGTGGTTGACGTAATTGAAGACATGAGCCATGAGGTGAAGCGGGGATTGCTGCTGGACAAGCAGAGCACATTGAGAGACATACCTCTGTCGGCTGCTGCACAGCTCCTGGCTGAGCAGCAGATGTTGCTGTTTTCACGGGGAGGGAGTGATGATGGTGACCAAGAG GTAGAAACACCGCTCCCCAATGTGAGTGAAGTTGGCTTTTTACTGGAGCAGGCTGGAGTGGGACTGGGCAGAGAGGAGATGCTGAAGGTTTTTCTGGCACTCAAGCAGTTGGTAAATTCCCAACCACTAGCACGCTGCCGACTCTGGGGTAAGATCCTGGGCACTGAGGGCAACTATCTTGTTGCTGAGGGTGAGTACAGAGATGAGGAGGAAGGGATTCATGAGGAAACAGCGGAAGACGCAGAAGGAGAACCTCGGGATGATGATGAGGAAGCTGAGATGGTGGAAGTG ATTGATACACTCCCAAGATCCACTTTCAAGCCGCCACCTGTGGTGCCAAAGGAGGACAACCGCACAGGTGTGAACAAATTCACTTACTTTGTGTGCAGAGAGCCTGGCCTTCCCTGGATGAGGCTGCCCACTGTCACTCCTACCCAGATTACAGCTGCGCGCCACATCCGCAAATTCTTCACAGGGAGACTGGAAGCCCCCATTGTTAGCTATCCTCCTTTCCCTGGCAATGAGGCTAACTATTTGCGAGCCCAAATTGCTCGCATCTCTGCCAGCACACAGGTCAGTCCCCTTGGGTTCTACCAGTTtggagaggaggaaggtgaggaggaagaggagggagccCGAGACAGCTTTGAAGAGAATCCTGACTTTGAGGGTATTCCTGTTCCTGAAATGGCAGAATCTCTATCCACCTGGGTGCATCATGTCCAGCACATTCTCCAACAG GGTCGCTGTGTGTGGGTGAACCTGGCTGAGAAGCCTGAGGATGACTTTGAGGAGGAAGCAGATGAAGAGGTGAAGGAGGAGGCTGATGAGCCTGAGCCAGAGGTGggcccccccctcctcacaccaCTCTCTGAGGATGCAG AGATTACCACCACCCCTCCCTGGAGCTCCAAGATGTCCTCCACCCTCATCTCTCAGTTTGCTGTTGCAGTGCTACGCTCCAACCTCTGGCCAGGGGCTTATGCTTATGCCAGTGGAAA GAAGTTTGAGAACATATACTTTGGCTGGGGCCTGAAATTTGCAGGGGAAGTCTACACTCCAACTTTTCCAACAATGCCCCAGCGAGAATACACCAGCGGGCCAGAGATCACAGAGGCTCTGGACCCCAGTCTGGAGGAAGAGCAGGCCCTGAAAGCAGCCCTGGAGGAGCAGAAGGCTGCCCAAGATGAGACAGGGGGCCTGGgtggagatgaagaggaggatgatgattGA
- the LOC139552608 gene encoding alpha-soluble NSF attachment protein-like isoform X3 — MDNSGKEKEALTLMAEADKKMKSSRGFGTLFGGSSRKYEEACDMYVRAANMFKMAKNWSAAGNAFSQAAHLHLQMDNKLDGAINFLDAGNAFKKADPQEAINCLNQAIEIYTDMGRFTIAAKHHISIAEIYESELLDVDKAICHYEQAADYYKGEESKSAANKCLLKVATYTAQLEQYQKAIDIYEQIGTYAMDSVLLKYGAKDHFFKAALCHFCVDMLNLSVQRYEDMFPAFSDARECKLVKKLLDAYEEQDVDAFTDAVKDFDSISRLDQWNTTMLLRIKKQIQDDESDLR, encoded by the exons ATGGATAATTCCGGGAAAGAGAAGGAGGCTTTGACTCTCATGGCCGAGGCTGATAAAAAGATGAAATCCTCACGAGGATTTGGGACCTTGTTCGG AGGTTCATCCCGCAAGTATGAGGAAGCCTGTGACATGTATGTGAGGGCAGCAAACATGTTCAAAATGGCCAAGAATTGGAGTG CTGCTGGCAACGCATTCTCTCAAGCAGCACACCTTCATCTGCAGATGGACAACAAACTTGATGGAGCCATCAATTTCCTTGATGCAGGCAATGCTTTCAAAAAAGCAGACCCACAGG AGGCCATCAACTGCCTGAACCAAGCCATTGAAATTTACACAGACATG GGCCGTTTCACCATCGCAGCCAAACACCACATATCTATTGCTGAGATCTACGAGAGTGAGCTATTAGATGTTGATAAG GCCATTTGTCACTATGAACAGGCAGCAGATTACTACAAAGGGGAAGAGTCAAAGAG TGCTGCAAATAAATGCCTTCTGAAAGTTGCCACCTACACTGCCCAACTGGAACAGTACCAGAAAGCCATTGACATTTATGAACAG ATCGGAACTTATGCAATGGACAGCGTCCTGTTGAAGTATGGCGCTAAAGACCACTTCTTCAAAgcagctctttgtcacttctGTGTGGACATGCTTAAT CTGTCTGTACAGAGATATGAGGATATGTTTCCAGCCTTCTCAGATGCTAGAGAGTGCAAACTGGTTAAG AAACTTCTAGATGCATATGAGGAGCAGGATGTTGACGCATTCACTGATGCG GTGAAGGACTTTGACTCCATCTCAAGATTGGATCAGTGGAACACTACTATGTTACTGAGGATAAAGAAACAAATACAGGATGACGAGAGCGACCTTCGCtaa
- the LOC139552608 gene encoding alpha-soluble NSF attachment protein-like isoform X2: MDNSGKEKEALTLMAEADKKMKSSRGFGTLFGGSSRKYEEACDMYVRAANMFKMAKNWSAAGNAFSQAAHLHLQMDNKLDGAINFLDAGNAFKKADPQEAINCLNQAIEIYTDMGRFTIAAKHHISIAEIYESELLDVDKAICHYEQAADYYKGEESKSAANKCLLKVATYTAQLEQYQKAIDIYEQIGTYAMDSVLLKYGAKDHFFKAALCHFCVDMLNARLSVQRYEDMFPAFSDARECKLVKKLLDAYEEQDVDAFTDAVKDFDSISRLDQWNTTMLLRIKKQIQDDESDLR; this comes from the exons ATGGATAATTCCGGGAAAGAGAAGGAGGCTTTGACTCTCATGGCCGAGGCTGATAAAAAGATGAAATCCTCACGAGGATTTGGGACCTTGTTCGG AGGTTCATCCCGCAAGTATGAGGAAGCCTGTGACATGTATGTGAGGGCAGCAAACATGTTCAAAATGGCCAAGAATTGGAGTG CTGCTGGCAACGCATTCTCTCAAGCAGCACACCTTCATCTGCAGATGGACAACAAACTTGATGGAGCCATCAATTTCCTTGATGCAGGCAATGCTTTCAAAAAAGCAGACCCACAGG AGGCCATCAACTGCCTGAACCAAGCCATTGAAATTTACACAGACATG GGCCGTTTCACCATCGCAGCCAAACACCACATATCTATTGCTGAGATCTACGAGAGTGAGCTATTAGATGTTGATAAG GCCATTTGTCACTATGAACAGGCAGCAGATTACTACAAAGGGGAAGAGTCAAAGAG TGCTGCAAATAAATGCCTTCTGAAAGTTGCCACCTACACTGCCCAACTGGAACAGTACCAGAAAGCCATTGACATTTATGAACAG ATCGGAACTTATGCAATGGACAGCGTCCTGTTGAAGTATGGCGCTAAAGACCACTTCTTCAAAgcagctctttgtcacttctGTGTGGACATGCTTAATGCAAGG CTGTCTGTACAGAGATATGAGGATATGTTTCCAGCCTTCTCAGATGCTAGAGAGTGCAAACTGGTTAAG AAACTTCTAGATGCATATGAGGAGCAGGATGTTGACGCATTCACTGATGCG GTGAAGGACTTTGACTCCATCTCAAGATTGGATCAGTGGAACACTACTATGTTACTGAGGATAAAGAAACAAATACAGGATGACGAGAGCGACCTTCG Ctaa
- the LOC139552607 gene encoding radial spoke head protein 6 homolog A-like isoform X2, translating into MFFIYFCAATPLIFFSKIRSLYQEEELVETPLPNVSEVGFLLEQAGVGLGREEMLKVFLALKQLVNSQPLARCRLWGKILGTEGNYLVAEGEYRDEEEGIHEETAEDAEGEPRDDDEEAEMVEVIDTLPRSTFKPPPVVPKEDNRTGVNKFTYFVCREPGLPWMRLPTVTPTQITAARHIRKFFTGRLEAPIVSYPPFPGNEANYLRAQIARISASTQVSPLGFYQFGEEEGEEEEEGARDSFEENPDFEGIPVPEMAESLSTWVHHVQHILQQGRCVWVNLAEKPEDDFEEEADEEVKEEADEPEPEVGPPLLTPLSEDAEITTTPPWSSKMSSTLISQFAVAVLRSNLWPGAYAYASGKKFENIYFGWGLKFAGEVYTPTFPTMPQREYTSGPEITEALDPSLEEEQALKAALEEQKAAQDETGGLGGDEEEDDD; encoded by the exons ATGTTTTTTATATATTTCTGCGCAGCGACACCCCTCATTTTCTTTTCCAAAATCAGATCACTTTACCAAGAGGAGGAACTG GTAGAAACACCGCTCCCCAATGTGAGTGAAGTTGGCTTTTTACTGGAGCAGGCTGGAGTGGGACTGGGCAGAGAGGAGATGCTGAAGGTTTTTCTGGCACTCAAGCAGTTGGTAAATTCCCAACCACTAGCACGCTGCCGACTCTGGGGTAAGATCCTGGGCACTGAGGGCAACTATCTTGTTGCTGAGGGTGAGTACAGAGATGAGGAGGAAGGGATTCATGAGGAAACAGCGGAAGACGCAGAAGGAGAACCTCGGGATGATGATGAGGAAGCTGAGATGGTGGAAGTG ATTGATACACTCCCAAGATCCACTTTCAAGCCGCCACCTGTGGTGCCAAAGGAGGACAACCGCACAGGTGTGAACAAATTCACTTACTTTGTGTGCAGAGAGCCTGGCCTTCCCTGGATGAGGCTGCCCACTGTCACTCCTACCCAGATTACAGCTGCGCGCCACATCCGCAAATTCTTCACAGGGAGACTGGAAGCCCCCATTGTTAGCTATCCTCCTTTCCCTGGCAATGAGGCTAACTATTTGCGAGCCCAAATTGCTCGCATCTCTGCCAGCACACAGGTCAGTCCCCTTGGGTTCTACCAGTTtggagaggaggaaggtgaggaggaagaggagggagccCGAGACAGCTTTGAAGAGAATCCTGACTTTGAGGGTATTCCTGTTCCTGAAATGGCAGAATCTCTATCCACCTGGGTGCATCATGTCCAGCACATTCTCCAACAG GGTCGCTGTGTGTGGGTGAACCTGGCTGAGAAGCCTGAGGATGACTTTGAGGAGGAAGCAGATGAAGAGGTGAAGGAGGAGGCTGATGAGCCTGAGCCAGAGGTGggcccccccctcctcacaccaCTCTCTGAGGATGCAG AGATTACCACCACCCCTCCCTGGAGCTCCAAGATGTCCTCCACCCTCATCTCTCAGTTTGCTGTTGCAGTGCTACGCTCCAACCTCTGGCCAGGGGCTTATGCTTATGCCAGTGGAAA GAAGTTTGAGAACATATACTTTGGCTGGGGCCTGAAATTTGCAGGGGAAGTCTACACTCCAACTTTTCCAACAATGCCCCAGCGAGAATACACCAGCGGGCCAGAGATCACAGAGGCTCTGGACCCCAGTCTGGAGGAAGAGCAGGCCCTGAAAGCAGCCCTGGAGGAGCAGAAGGCTGCCCAAGATGAGACAGGGGGCCTGGgtggagatgaagaggaggatgatgattGA